The following proteins come from a genomic window of Pyxidicoccus sp. MSG2:
- a CDS encoding WS/DGAT/MGAT family O-acyltransferase: MAAQERMASVDALWFHMEEPANLMMITAVLWFEGRLDFERLRAVVRERLVERYPRFRQRVVLGRLAAPYWEDMAGLDLDAHLPRLTVPAPGDRAALETLVGQWMSTPLERSRPLWQFHVLEGADGGDVLLCRLHHCLADGIALARVLLTLTDTEGAEQGVAAELREPRRASSSGLARWMRGARLVAGTARTVLKKGAELAAEPILAGDLVRQGARGAAALGKLLVIPPDPHTPLRGPLGTEKLAAWSDPVPLEQVKAVGRALGGTVNDVLLTAVTGALRRYLEARQAPTEDVHALVPVNLRPLDEPVPRELGNRFGVVFLRLPVHLAEPQRRLRELARRMGQVKQSPEAVLTFGALEVLGYAPAAVERAMVDAFGSKATLVATNVPGPREAVSVAGTKLGGLTFWVPQAGHLGLGVSLFSYAGQVTVGVAADAARMPDPHALIRAFHEEMAALAGVTPG, translated from the coding sequence ATGGCGGCGCAGGAGCGGATGGCGAGCGTGGATGCGCTGTGGTTCCACATGGAGGAACCCGCCAACCTGATGATGATTACCGCCGTGCTCTGGTTCGAGGGCCGGTTGGACTTCGAGCGGCTCCGCGCGGTGGTGCGTGAGCGATTGGTGGAGCGCTACCCGCGCTTCCGCCAGCGCGTGGTGCTGGGGCGGCTGGCCGCTCCGTACTGGGAGGACATGGCCGGGCTGGACCTGGACGCGCACCTGCCGCGCCTGACGGTGCCAGCGCCGGGAGACCGCGCCGCGCTGGAGACGCTGGTGGGGCAGTGGATGAGCACGCCCCTGGAGCGCTCGCGGCCGCTGTGGCAGTTCCACGTGCTGGAGGGCGCGGATGGCGGAGACGTGCTGCTGTGCCGCCTGCACCACTGCCTCGCGGATGGGATTGCGCTGGCGCGGGTGCTGCTGACGCTCACCGATACCGAGGGGGCGGAGCAGGGCGTGGCGGCGGAGTTGCGCGAGCCGCGGCGTGCGTCGTCGAGCGGGCTGGCGCGGTGGATGCGCGGGGCGCGGTTGGTGGCGGGCACGGCGAGGACGGTGCTGAAGAAGGGCGCGGAATTGGCGGCGGAGCCCATCCTCGCGGGAGACCTGGTGCGCCAGGGGGCCCGGGGCGCTGCGGCGCTGGGGAAGCTGCTGGTGATTCCTCCGGACCCGCACACGCCGCTGCGCGGGCCGCTGGGGACGGAGAAACTCGCGGCGTGGTCGGACCCGGTGCCGCTGGAGCAGGTGAAGGCGGTGGGCCGGGCGTTGGGCGGCACGGTGAACGACGTGCTGCTGACGGCGGTGACGGGCGCGCTGCGGCGCTACCTGGAAGCGCGTCAGGCGCCGACGGAGGACGTCCATGCGCTGGTGCCCGTGAATCTGCGGCCGCTGGACGAGCCGGTGCCTCGCGAGCTGGGCAACCGCTTCGGGGTGGTGTTCCTGCGACTGCCGGTGCACCTCGCCGAGCCCCAGCGGCGCCTGCGCGAACTGGCCCGGCGGATGGGGCAGGTGAAGCAGTCACCGGAGGCGGTGCTGACGTTCGGCGCGCTGGAGGTGCTGGGGTATGCGCCCGCGGCGGTGGAGCGGGCGATGGTGGACGCCTTCGGTTCCAAGGCCACGCTGGTGGCCACCAACGTCCCCGGCCCGCGCGAGGCGGTGTCCGTCGCGGGCACGAAGCTGGGCGGGCTCACGTTCTGGGTGCCCCAGGCCGGACACCTGGGCCTGGGGGTGAGCCTCTTCAGCTACGCGGGGCAGGTGACGGTGGGCGTGGCCGCGGACGCGGCCCGGATGCCGGACCCGCATGCGCTCATCCGCGCGTTCCATGAGGAGATGGCGGCGCTGGCGGGGGTGACTCCGGGGTGA
- a CDS encoding class I SAM-dependent methyltransferase, with product MPNLLDLPRQALMDLRSRLSHLPLVSQFPLRNVTPDFLSLSSPAPQDHALADPERVEVWQKACERYVRPGQVVMDACTGTGLRTFLAASRHPKKLYAVDGSRLLDTAQWVARRNGLEHIDFVRSHPWQYHPPEKVDVLLHELLGDALFDAGLVPRMLDLRTRMLKPGGRILPNRFEVFVEPVQLRDEACIPFIWSQRFPSVDYSCLQTLREAMNPSYFTRVIRSYEVDHLLCDPEPAFAFDLETMAADGLPHRVRYERPVVDEGRVDGFCLFYKVAFDAELSFTVSPLRGQNHAGMTLLRVDSREFERFDTLSFELELVDPGDVRTWRWQFT from the coding sequence ATGCCGAATCTGCTCGACCTGCCTCGACAGGCATTGATGGACCTGCGTTCACGCCTGAGCCATCTGCCGCTGGTGTCACAGTTCCCGCTGCGGAACGTGACGCCGGACTTCCTGTCCCTTTCCAGCCCGGCGCCGCAGGACCACGCGCTGGCGGACCCGGAGCGGGTGGAGGTCTGGCAGAAGGCGTGCGAGCGCTACGTGCGGCCCGGGCAGGTGGTGATGGATGCGTGCACCGGCACGGGGCTGCGCACCTTCCTGGCGGCCAGCCGCCATCCGAAGAAGCTGTACGCGGTGGACGGCTCGCGGCTGCTGGACACGGCGCAGTGGGTGGCGCGGCGCAACGGGCTGGAGCACATCGACTTCGTGCGCTCGCACCCGTGGCAGTACCACCCGCCGGAGAAGGTGGACGTGCTGCTGCACGAGCTTTTGGGCGACGCCCTCTTCGACGCGGGGCTGGTGCCGAGGATGTTGGATTTGCGCACCCGCATGCTCAAGCCGGGCGGGCGCATCCTCCCCAACCGCTTCGAGGTCTTCGTGGAGCCGGTGCAGCTTCGCGACGAGGCGTGCATCCCCTTCATCTGGAGCCAGCGCTTCCCCAGCGTGGACTACAGCTGCCTGCAGACGCTGCGCGAGGCGATGAACCCGTCCTACTTCACGCGCGTCATCCGCTCGTATGAAGTGGACCACCTCCTGTGCGACCCGGAGCCCGCCTTCGCCTTCGATCTGGAGACGATGGCCGCGGACGGCCTGCCGCACCGCGTGCGCTACGAGCGGCCGGTGGTGGACGAGGGCCGGGTGGACGGCTTCTGCCTCTTCTACAAGGTGGCCTTCGACGCGGAGCTGTCCTTCACCGTGTCGCCGCTGCGCGGGCAGAACCACGCGGGCATGACGCTGTTGCGCGTGGACTCGCGCGAGTTCGAGCGCTTCGACACGCTCTCCTTCGAGCTGGAGCTGGTGGACCCGGGCGACGTGCGCACCTGGCGCTGGCAGTTCACCTGA
- a CDS encoding DUF4190 domain-containing protein: MNAQPLSNTPDVEGSRCHAHPDRPALGTCARCGTFYCEQDRQVVHGKTYCEACSVRPEVDYLEGFRLKYWGKRDSWAWLVGFGSVLNVISGLASFASGVTEEAIVFGVFGLVAGVVGACFWLGIPWARTAIIGVPIASMALGMAGGAPSALARGIIPLLVTIAIYNDTRNKLFFKLEVPAGALKTAWDLYMNNTMARAGVMLGVLSFIPGVGVLALICSIIGLRRVNPDATPPIGRKGQAIAGIILGALGTLAWGGFMLSMMLNH, encoded by the coding sequence ATGAACGCACAGCCGCTGTCCAACACGCCCGACGTCGAGGGAAGCCGCTGCCATGCCCACCCGGACCGGCCCGCCCTGGGGACGTGTGCCCGGTGTGGCACCTTCTACTGCGAGCAGGACCGCCAGGTGGTGCATGGGAAGACCTATTGCGAGGCGTGCTCCGTCCGCCCGGAGGTGGACTACCTGGAGGGCTTCCGGCTGAAGTATTGGGGCAAGCGTGACTCCTGGGCCTGGCTCGTGGGCTTCGGCTCGGTGCTCAACGTCATCAGCGGCCTCGCCAGCTTCGCGTCGGGTGTGACCGAGGAGGCGATTGTCTTCGGTGTCTTCGGGCTCGTGGCGGGCGTGGTGGGGGCCTGCTTCTGGCTGGGCATCCCCTGGGCCCGCACGGCCATCATCGGCGTGCCCATTGCTTCCATGGCGCTGGGGATGGCGGGGGGCGCCCCGTCGGCGCTGGCCCGCGGCATCATCCCGTTGCTCGTCACCATCGCCATCTACAACGACACCCGTAACAAGCTCTTCTTCAAGCTGGAGGTTCCGGCCGGGGCGCTGAAGACGGCGTGGGACCTCTACATGAACAACACGATGGCGCGCGCGGGCGTCATGTTGGGCGTGCTGAGCTTCATTCCTGGCGTCGGCGTCCTCGCGCTCATCTGCTCCATCATCGGACTGCGGAGGGTGAACCCGGATGCGACGCCTCCCATCGGGAGGAAGGGGCAGGCCATCGCGGGCATCATCCTTGGCGCACTGGGCACGCTGGCCTGGGGCGGCTTCATGTTGAGCATGATGCTCAATCACTGA
- a CDS encoding aminotransferase class I/II-fold pyridoxal phosphate-dependent enzyme produces the protein MATYPASPRDAFHLLRALSEDLSHPDRRPRALTELRELADAARNRPETAPLRLVTVTVAVGASQERLELFLLPSIFAPEAWAYTFMEGLMSVPLDEYAGKRLVEVGAGSGWICIALAKFTRLAHVHGADLNPHSPVVARCNAWLNGDEALVSRLSFGESDLLRGIPSEAPWDFVVGCIPQVLRGEEQELPAELSQADEQALYDLSNYCTLQNVYEDHFGLGLIARLLDEAPERLAPGGRLLLNLAGRPGRPIIQRMLTRRGFTPKVRVARRVMQAADTDIRPLVALEQRTGREFEFFMEARSPEPLRAATALGWLQAGHPVWHEVAVWEAQLALPRETLALRAALRELGAASLQEELDLGAASAEQLGFVAELAARLSRGPLMPYAHEAGDASFRRRVVRYLERYFGLRLAEEELFVAPEREQAVYSLLMATCDAGDEVLVSRSLHPLYARALEKAGVRATVTHTTLEEVRRLLAAFDVKLVLLTVEPGERTNLAVLRDILAETARRGIWVVLDESAFFNITGAVEPRTLFEFLAREPYAPNLVVLYGLIKNAVWPDLELTLLLPVPEPLRADLEVAAEVTYSRISTLAEWFYERTFADLLSFRISFKEPEVPAARKPPAVPLPRSKRIAKLAGFPAFAPKVFREDDAELVRLDYGENEGPLPAPLVEGLIAAGTAPRDSGSQTGLTEAVAAFLLESRAARYAPEDLAVAPGVWPLIHHLGVALRQRLGRVPRVFLVTPCYGVLPPTFVSAGCEVEQGPLSGLLARRGQGGAAPDAVVVSQPSNPTGAYLAQEELVALATYVVEQRCLLVSDEIFGLVNLTSPTAETVHSPVTLEGAVPGVGARTVLLGGLSKEFAAGGLRVGWLATRDRALAAAVRDSGPGVLHLVTARAAAYLYAAYARSPDGQLLYPSRHRALRTFLAKMRRDLAEKRELLAQALPGDGRSDASDAGGLFLAPRMTAWLGREVDGERLTPENLPALVYAHTHVVLNGGPWCGDSERVRAVFSIPREKLLKARERLLAFGAKLRSPS, from the coding sequence ATGGCTACCTACCCCGCCTCACCTCGCGATGCCTTCCACCTGCTGCGCGCGCTGTCGGAGGACCTGTCCCACCCGGACCGACGTCCCCGCGCGCTGACGGAATTGCGTGAGCTGGCCGACGCCGCCCGCAACCGGCCGGAGACGGCGCCGCTGCGGCTGGTGACGGTGACGGTGGCGGTGGGGGCGTCGCAGGAGCGGCTGGAGCTGTTCCTGCTGCCGTCCATCTTCGCCCCCGAGGCGTGGGCCTACACGTTCATGGAAGGCCTGATGAGCGTGCCGCTGGACGAGTACGCGGGAAAGCGGCTGGTGGAAGTAGGGGCGGGCTCGGGGTGGATCTGCATCGCGCTCGCGAAGTTCACCCGGCTGGCGCACGTGCACGGCGCGGACCTCAACCCGCACTCACCCGTGGTGGCGCGGTGCAACGCGTGGCTCAACGGCGACGAGGCGCTGGTGTCGCGCCTGTCCTTCGGGGAGAGCGACCTGTTGCGCGGCATACCCTCGGAGGCCCCGTGGGACTTCGTGGTGGGCTGCATCCCCCAGGTGCTGCGCGGGGAGGAGCAGGAGTTGCCGGCCGAGCTGTCCCAGGCCGACGAGCAGGCGCTGTACGACCTGTCCAACTACTGCACGCTGCAGAACGTCTACGAGGACCACTTCGGGCTCGGGCTCATCGCGCGACTGTTGGATGAAGCACCGGAGCGGCTGGCGCCGGGCGGGCGGCTGTTGCTCAACCTCGCGGGCCGGCCGGGACGTCCCATCATCCAGCGCATGCTGACCCGGCGCGGCTTCACGCCGAAGGTGCGCGTGGCGCGGCGGGTGATGCAGGCGGCGGACACGGACATCCGCCCACTGGTGGCGCTGGAGCAGCGCACCGGGCGCGAGTTCGAGTTCTTCATGGAGGCCCGCAGCCCGGAGCCACTGCGCGCGGCCACGGCGCTGGGCTGGCTGCAGGCGGGCCACCCGGTGTGGCACGAGGTGGCGGTGTGGGAAGCGCAGCTCGCGCTGCCCCGCGAGACGCTGGCCCTGCGCGCGGCCCTGCGCGAATTGGGCGCCGCGTCCCTGCAGGAGGAGCTCGATTTGGGCGCGGCGTCGGCGGAGCAGCTCGGCTTCGTGGCGGAATTGGCGGCGCGGCTGTCGCGCGGGCCGCTGATGCCGTACGCGCACGAGGCGGGGGACGCGTCCTTCCGCCGCCGCGTGGTGCGCTACCTGGAGCGGTACTTCGGGCTGCGGCTGGCGGAGGAGGAGCTGTTCGTCGCGCCCGAGCGGGAGCAGGCCGTCTATTCGCTGCTGATGGCCACGTGCGACGCGGGCGACGAGGTGCTGGTGTCGCGCAGCCTGCACCCGCTCTACGCGCGGGCGCTGGAGAAGGCGGGCGTGCGCGCCACGGTGACGCACACCACACTGGAGGAGGTGCGCCGGCTCCTGGCCGCCTTCGACGTGAAGCTGGTGCTGCTGACGGTGGAGCCGGGCGAGCGCACCAACCTGGCGGTGCTGCGCGACATCCTCGCGGAGACGGCGCGGCGGGGCATCTGGGTGGTGCTGGACGAGAGCGCCTTCTTCAACATCACCGGCGCGGTGGAGCCCCGCACGCTCTTCGAGTTCCTCGCGCGCGAGCCGTACGCGCCGAACCTCGTCGTGCTCTACGGCCTCATCAAGAACGCGGTGTGGCCGGACCTGGAGCTGACCCTGCTGTTGCCCGTGCCGGAGCCCTTGCGCGCGGACCTGGAGGTGGCGGCGGAGGTGACGTACTCGCGCATCAGCACGCTGGCGGAGTGGTTCTACGAGCGCACCTTCGCGGACCTGCTGTCCTTCCGCATCTCCTTCAAGGAGCCGGAGGTGCCCGCGGCCCGGAAGCCTCCGGCGGTACCGCTGCCCCGCTCCAAGCGCATCGCGAAGCTCGCGGGCTTCCCCGCCTTCGCGCCGAAGGTGTTCCGCGAGGACGACGCGGAGTTGGTGCGGCTGGACTACGGGGAGAACGAGGGGCCGCTGCCCGCGCCGCTGGTGGAGGGGCTCATCGCCGCGGGCACGGCGCCGCGCGACTCGGGCTCGCAGACGGGGTTGACGGAGGCGGTGGCCGCCTTCCTGCTGGAGTCGCGCGCCGCGCGCTACGCGCCGGAGGACCTGGCGGTGGCGCCCGGCGTCTGGCCGCTCATCCACCACCTGGGCGTGGCGCTGCGCCAGCGGTTGGGGCGCGTGCCGCGCGTGTTCCTGGTCACGCCCTGCTACGGCGTGCTGCCGCCCACCTTCGTGTCCGCCGGCTGTGAGGTGGAGCAGGGCCCGCTGTCCGGCCTGCTCGCGCGGCGGGGGCAGGGCGGTGCGGCCCCGGATGCGGTCGTCGTCTCGCAGCCGTCCAACCCCACCGGCGCCTACCTCGCACAGGAGGAACTGGTGGCGCTGGCCACCTATGTGGTGGAGCAGCGCTGCCTGCTGGTGTCGGACGAAATCTTCGGGCTGGTCAACCTCACCAGCCCCACGGCGGAGACGGTGCACAGCCCGGTGACGCTGGAGGGAGCGGTGCCCGGCGTGGGCGCGCGTACGGTGCTGCTGGGCGGCCTGTCCAAGGAGTTCGCCGCGGGTGGCCTGCGCGTGGGCTGGCTCGCCACGCGCGACAGGGCCCTGGCCGCGGCCGTGCGCGACAGCGGCCCGGGCGTGCTGCACCTGGTGACGGCGCGCGCCGCGGCGTACCTCTACGCGGCCTATGCGCGCAGCCCGGACGGGCAGCTCCTCTACCCGTCACGGCACCGCGCGCTGCGCACCTTCCTGGCGAAGATGCGCCGGGACCTGGCGGAGAAGCGCGAGCTGCTGGCGCAGGCGCTGCCGGGCGACGGGCGCTCGGACGCGAGCGACGCGGGCGGCCTCTTCCTGGCGCCTCGAATGACGGCGTGGCTGGGCCGCGAGGTGGACGGCGAGCGCCTCACGCCGGAGAACCTGCCCGCGCTCGTCTATGCGCACACCCACGTGGTGCTCAACGGTGGTCCGTGGTGTGGTGATTCGGAGCGCGTGCGCGCGGTATTCTCCATCCCCCGCGAGAAGCTGCTGAAGGCCCGCGAGCGGCTGCTGGCCTTCGGCGCGAAGCTGCGCTCGCCCTCGTAG